A window of Paraburkholderia sp. ZP32-5 genomic DNA:
CCGCGTTAAGCGATAGACGTGATGCGGGCGATTTGCCTCAAGCAGTCGCCCGCTGCTTCATCAGGCGCTTTTCTTCTTGCGGCCGGCGCCCATCTCCAGTTCCACCCACGTCGGCGCGTGATCGCTCGCATGCGGCTCGCCACGCACCCAGCGGTCGACGCCCGCATCGCGCAAACGCGGCGCGAGTTCGTCGCTCAACAGCAGATGATCGATGCGCAACCCCGAATTGGTCTCCCAATGCCGGCGGAAATAATCCCAGAATGTATAGACGCGCTCATCGCCGAAATGCGTGCGTAGCGCATCGGTCCAGCCTTGCGCGAGCAGCTTTCGATAACGCTCGCGGCTTTCCGGCTGCAACAGCGCGTCTTTAAGCCAGGAGCGCGGGTTATAGATATCCTCGTCGGTCGGTACGACGTTATAGTCGCCGGCCAGCACGACCGGCTGACCGCTTTTGAAGAGCTTCGCCGCGTGTGCCAACAGATGATCGAACCACGCGAGTTTGTAGTCGAACTTCGGACCGGGCTGCGGATTGCCGTTCGGCAAGTACAGTGACGCAATCACCAGCCCGCCTGCCTCGGCTTCCAGATAACGGCTATGCGTATCGGCCTCGAAGCCGGGCAAGCCGCGCCGCCGTTCGACCGGCGCTTCGCCCTTCGACAGGATCGCCACACCGTTCCAGGCACTCTGCCCTTGCCACAGCGCGCCGTAACCGGCGTCACGCAGTGCTTCGGCCGGAAATGCGCTATCCACTGCTTTCAGTTCCTGCAGGCAGACGATGTCCGGCGCCTCGCGCTCGAGCCACTGCAATAACGCCGGCAAGCGCGAGCGGATGCCGTTGATGTTGAACGTCGCAATCCGCAGCTTCGTCACGATCGTTTCTCCCTGGCCGCCAGGTTCGGCCCGCGATGATCTGCTATGACAGGCGATGACCCGCTATGACCTAACCCGCCGCGACATCGCACCACTCGATCGCCCACGAGCGCGCGCAGCAGATCGCATCGGCTTCAGTCGCAAAGCAATCGATGTCACCGGAATCATGCGATTGAAAGGCTTCGTTGCGCCGCGGCACGCGGGTGATCTTTGCGCGTGCGTAGTAGACGCCCTCATCCGCGCGACGGGCACGGCAGTCGATATGGAAATGCAGATAGTCGAATTGCATCGGCGCTCCTGTGAACTTGCGCGTGCGGGTCATGTATCTACTCATGCATCCGCTCATGCACCCACTCAAGCATCATCACGCGTCAGTCATGCATTAACCGGGGCCGAACGATATGCTGACGGCCATCGCGACTCACGCCAGCACCGCCCATACCCGGGCTCCGACCGCCAGTCGCGACGTTCATTGCCAATATTAGCGTGCATTAATTGCGCAGTTCGGCTTTGATCTTGCACTGTTTTTTTAATACCGTTCTACCAGCCACGGCACCGAGATTGCTGCGCTTTGCCTTGTCTGTCCTCTTTGTCTGTTCTGTTTCAACGCGATGCGTTGGACTTCGACGCATCAGCCTGCATTGACCTTTCAATGGAGTTATCCGAACGTCATGTCCACGCATACCGACTGTCAGGATTCAGACGACGCAGCCTCTGCGGAATCAGGCTCGCAGCCGTCACATCCGTCACGCCGCCGCTTTCTTCAATCGGCGGCCGCGGCCGCGACGATCGGCGCGGCCCCGCATCTGCGCGCGCAAACGCCAACGCCAGCCGCGCCGCCCGCGCCAGCTAATGCAGCAGTACCGCCACGCCCGGTCACGTTGAACGTGAACGGCCGCGCCTATACGCTGCAACTCGAACCGCGCGTGACGCTGCTCGACGCATTGCGCGAATACGCGGGGCTGATGGGCACCAAGAAAGGCTGCGACCGTGGCCAGTGCGGCGCCTGCACGGTGCTGGTCGAAGGCCGCCGCATCAACTCATGCCTGACGCTCGCGGTGATGCACGAAGGCGAGAACATCACGACCGTCGAAGGACTCGCATCCAGTGACGGCGTGTTGAGCCCGATGCAGCGCGCGTTCATCGAACACGATGCGTTTCAGTGCGGCTACTGTACGCCGGGGCAGTTGTGCTCGGCGACTGCCCTGCTCGGCGAATTCCGCAACGGCGCGGCGAGCACCGTCACCGCCGACGTGCGCATGCGTCCGGCCGCGCTATCGGACGAAGAGATCCGCGAGCGCATGAGCGGCAATATCTGCCGCTGCGGTGCCTACGCGAACATCGTCGCCGCGGTGCGCGCCGCGCACGGCAACGCATAACGGAGACCGGCATGGATGCGATCTCCTACGAACGCGCCGGCGATGTGGCCGGCGCAGTACGCGCCGCGCAGCAGCCGGGCGCGGTATTTATAGGCGGCGGCACGAATCTGCTCGATCTGATGAAGGGCGGTGTCGCGCGGCCGATGCGGCTCATCGACATCACGCATATCGGCGGGCTCGATTCGATCACCACGTTGCCCGGCGGCGGCATCCGCATCGGCGCGCTGGTGCGCAACAGCGATGCGGCCAATCACGCGCTCGTGCGCGAGCAATACCCGCTGCTGTCGCAGGCGTTTCTGGCCGGTGCGTCCGCGCAGTTGCGCAACATGGCAACGGTCGGCGGCAATCTGCTGCAACGCACCCGCTGCGGCTACTTCTACGACACCGCCTTCACCCAATGCAACAAGCGCATGCCCGGCAGCGGCTGCGCGGCACTCGACGGCCACAACCGCATGCACGCGATTCTCGGCGCGAGCTCGCAATGCATCGCGGTCAATCCGTCGGATATGAGCGTCGCGCTCGCCGCGCTGGAGGCGATCGTGCGCGTCAGCGGCCCCGGCGGCGAGCGCACGATCGCGTTCGCGGATTTTCATCGGCTGCCCGGTGACCGGCCCGATCTCGATACCACGTTGCAGCCCGGCGAACTGATCACCGCGGTCGATCTGCCGCCGCCGCTGTTCAGCGCGCACTCGCACTACCTGAAGGTCCGCGATCGTGCCAGTTATGCGTTCGCGCTGGTGTCGGTCGCCGCCGCGTTGCAGATGGACGGCGAGCGCGTGCAAAGTGCGCGCATCGCGCTCGGCGGCGTCGCGCACAAGCCGTGGCGCGCGAGCGCGGCCGAGCAGATGCTCGCCGGCCAGCCGCTGACGCAGACCGCACTGCGGCACGCTGCCGCCGCCGCGCTCGACAGCGCGCAGCCGCGGCGCGACAACGGCTTCAAGGTCCAGCTCGCGCAACGCGCGATCGTCCGCGCGGTCAATCAGGCCGCCGGCAACGTGGGAGGTGTCGCATGAATCTGATCGGACAGCCGCTCGATCGTATCGACGGTCTGCTCAAAGTGACCGGCGATGCGCGTTACGCGGCCGAATTCCCCGAGGCGCGCCTCGCGCACGCGGTGCTGGTGACGAGCACGATTGCGCGCGGCACGATCGCGTCGATCGATGCGAGCCGTGCGCAGGCCTTGCCCGGCGTGCTGCTGGTGATGACCTACCAGAACGCGATGCGTTTGCCGAACGGCGGGCAGCCCGCGCTCGCGCCGCCCGCGGGCCGGCGCCTGTCGCTGCTGCAGGACAACGAGGTGCACTACAACAACGAGCCGGTCGCGGTAGTCGTGGCCGATACGCTTGAACATGCAACCGATGCCGCGCGCCAGTTGCGCATCGTCTATCAGCCGGGCAACGCGGCACTCGATTTCGCCGCGGCGAAGCAAACCGCGCATGCGCCGGTGAAGCCGCAGGGCCGCCAGACCGATACGCAGCGCGGCAGCTTCGAGGACGGCATGCAAAGCGGCGCCGTGCATCTCGACGCGACCTACACGACGCCGATCGAGCATCACAACCCGATGGAGCCGCACGCGACGATGGCGCATTGGGACGGCCCGCAGCTCACGCTGTTCGATTCGACGCAGGGCGTGAGCAACGCGGCGCAGGCGGTCGCCAAGGTGTTCGGCATTGCGCCGAACGATGTGCGCGTGATCTCGCCGTTCATCGGCGGCGGCTTTGGCTGCAAGGGCTCGTCGTGGTCGCATGTGTCGCTGTGCGCGATGGCCGCGCGGCAAACCGGCCGGCCGGTGCGGCTCGCGCTCGAACGCCCGCAGATGTTCGGCATGGTCGGCGCGCGCCCGCGCACCGAGCAGCATTTCGTGATCGCCGCGAAGCACGACGGCACGCTGACCGCGATGCGCCACGACAGCATCTCGAACACGTCGACGATCGAAGACTGGACCGAGACCTGCTGCATGGTCACGCGC
This region includes:
- a CDS encoding exodeoxyribonuclease III, with protein sequence MTKLRIATFNINGIRSRLPALLQWLEREAPDIVCLQELKAVDSAFPAEALRDAGYGALWQGQSAWNGVAILSKGEAPVERRRGLPGFEADTHSRYLEAEAGGLVIASLYLPNGNPQPGPKFDYKLAWFDHLLAHAAKLFKSGQPVVLAGDYNVVPTDEDIYNPRSWLKDALLQPESRERYRKLLAQGWTDALRTHFGDERVYTFWDYFRRHWETNSGLRIDHLLLSDELAPRLRDAGVDRWVRGEPHASDHAPTWVELEMGAGRKKKSA
- a CDS encoding (2Fe-2S)-binding protein, with protein sequence MSTHTDCQDSDDAASAESGSQPSHPSRRRFLQSAAAAATIGAAPHLRAQTPTPAAPPAPANAAVPPRPVTLNVNGRAYTLQLEPRVTLLDALREYAGLMGTKKGCDRGQCGACTVLVEGRRINSCLTLAVMHEGENITTVEGLASSDGVLSPMQRAFIEHDAFQCGYCTPGQLCSATALLGEFRNGAASTVTADVRMRPAALSDEEIRERMSGNICRCGAYANIVAAVRAAHGNA
- a CDS encoding FAD binding domain-containing protein — protein: MDAISYERAGDVAGAVRAAQQPGAVFIGGGTNLLDLMKGGVARPMRLIDITHIGGLDSITTLPGGGIRIGALVRNSDAANHALVREQYPLLSQAFLAGASAQLRNMATVGGNLLQRTRCGYFYDTAFTQCNKRMPGSGCAALDGHNRMHAILGASSQCIAVNPSDMSVALAALEAIVRVSGPGGERTIAFADFHRLPGDRPDLDTTLQPGELITAVDLPPPLFSAHSHYLKVRDRASYAFALVSVAAALQMDGERVQSARIALGGVAHKPWRASAAEQMLAGQPLTQTALRHAAAAALDSAQPRRDNGFKVQLAQRAIVRAVNQAAGNVGGVA